In a single window of the Pseudodesulfovibrio profundus genome:
- the cysS gene encoding cysteine--tRNA ligase, with amino-acid sequence MRLYNTLKRQKEEFVPINDNKVNMYVCGITAYDLCHIGHARSSVVFDVLYRYLKHKGYDVTFIRNFTDIDDKIIKRANEVGEEAGAIAEKFIGEFYVDMDKLAVKRADVEPKCTEHIPEMIALTEHLIEKGHAYATSSGDVYFKVRSFENYGKLSGRNIDELESGARIKPGEEKQDPLDFALWKGAKPGEPSWESPWGQGRPGWHLECSAMSEKYAPLPLDIHGGGQDLSFPHHENEIAQSEAATGKPFANYWVHNGFVQINSEKMSKSLGNFFTIRDILAKFLPETLRYFLLTMHYRSPLDFSFEALEEAEKGIKRVYSALAQIDVELSKSKWKKSPFPEELVAELDAIEQHFTEAMEDDMNTAGALGHVFSAIRLAGRIAEDKNLRRSEGGRDLFTRIKEDMKQWGNVLGIFERDPAEFLTELRDNRAARADIDPAKVEALIEARQAARKDKDFEKSDSIRDELAAMQVIVKDTPQGATWDVI; translated from the coding sequence ATGAGACTCTACAACACTCTCAAGAGGCAGAAGGAAGAGTTCGTCCCGATCAATGACAACAAGGTCAACATGTATGTGTGCGGTATTACCGCTTACGACCTGTGTCACATCGGCCACGCTCGCTCCAGCGTGGTCTTCGACGTGTTGTATCGGTATCTCAAGCACAAGGGATACGACGTCACTTTCATCCGCAACTTCACCGACATCGATGACAAGATCATCAAGCGCGCCAACGAAGTGGGCGAGGAAGCCGGTGCCATTGCCGAGAAGTTCATCGGCGAGTTCTATGTCGATATGGACAAGCTCGCTGTGAAGCGCGCTGACGTTGAACCCAAGTGCACCGAACATATCCCAGAGATGATCGCATTGACCGAGCATCTCATCGAGAAGGGACATGCCTATGCCACCTCCTCCGGCGATGTCTATTTCAAGGTCCGCTCCTTCGAGAACTACGGCAAACTTTCCGGGCGCAATATCGATGAATTGGAGTCCGGGGCTCGCATCAAGCCGGGCGAGGAAAAGCAGGATCCGCTCGATTTCGCCCTGTGGAAAGGCGCCAAGCCGGGTGAGCCGTCCTGGGAATCCCCTTGGGGACAGGGCCGTCCTGGCTGGCATCTGGAATGCTCCGCAATGAGCGAAAAGTATGCTCCTCTCCCTCTCGATATCCACGGTGGTGGGCAGGATCTTTCCTTCCCCCATCACGAGAACGAGATTGCCCAGTCCGAAGCGGCCACCGGCAAGCCGTTCGCCAACTACTGGGTTCACAACGGGTTCGTGCAGATCAACTCCGAGAAGATGTCCAAATCGCTGGGCAACTTCTTCACCATTCGCGATATCCTCGCCAAGTTTCTGCCTGAAACCCTGCGGTATTTTCTGCTGACCATGCACTATCGCTCCCCCCTGGACTTCTCCTTCGAAGCCCTGGAAGAAGCCGAGAAAGGCATCAAGCGTGTCTACTCCGCCTTGGCTCAGATCGACGTTGAGTTGTCCAAGTCCAAGTGGAAGAAGTCGCCGTTCCCCGAAGAGCTTGTCGCTGAACTGGATGCCATTGAGCAGCATTTCACCGAGGCCATGGAAGATGACATGAACACAGCCGGTGCGCTCGGTCATGTTTTCTCCGCCATCCGTCTGGCCGGTCGTATTGCCGAGGACAAGAATCTGCGCAGATCCGAAGGCGGTCGTGATCTTTTCACCCGCATCAAGGAGGACATGAAGCAGTGGGGCAACGTGCTCGGTATCTTCGAGCGTGACCCAGCCGAGTTCTTGACCGAGCTTCGCGACAATCGTGCTGCCCGTGCCGATATTGATCCGGCCAAGGTGGAAGCGTTGATCGAAGCCCGTCAGGCCGCTCGCAAGGATAAGGATTTTGAAAAATCCGATTCCATTCGTGACGAGTTGGCCGCCATGCAGGTCATCGTGAAGGATACCCCGCAAGGTGCGACGTGGGATGTAATTTAG